The following proteins are co-located in the Streptomyces sp. DT2A-34 genome:
- a CDS encoding carbohydrate ABC transporter permease: MTRARSLSRSLTRALPVAPAVVLLLLFLAGPIAYCAYIAFTDLQLTGQAEDSFVGFDNFRTAFGDEAFLNAVWLTLVFTVVSALLGQNTLGLALAALMQRASKPVRTLVGGIVITAWVLPEVVAGFLLYVFFRREGTLNAILDWLRLPTQNWLFTLPILAVSFANVWRGTAFSMLVYSAALNEIPKEITEAAEVDGAGGWRRMWHITLPMIRRSIGTNLMLITLQTLSVFGLIWVMTRGGPGGKSQTLPLFMYEEAFQKSMIGYGTAVALLLLVVGSLFSAVYLRLLRTEV, from the coding sequence ATGACGCGGGCCCGCTCCCTCAGCCGATCCCTCACCCGCGCCCTCCCGGTCGCCCCCGCCGTCGTCCTCCTGCTCCTCTTCCTCGCCGGCCCCATCGCCTACTGCGCCTACATCGCCTTCACCGACCTCCAGCTCACCGGCCAGGCCGAGGACTCGTTCGTCGGCTTCGACAACTTCCGTACGGCGTTCGGTGACGAGGCGTTCCTCAACGCGGTCTGGCTCACCCTCGTCTTCACCGTCGTCTCCGCCCTGCTCGGGCAGAACACCCTGGGCCTGGCCCTGGCCGCCCTGATGCAGCGCGCGTCGAAGCCCGTGCGCACACTGGTGGGCGGCATCGTCATCACGGCGTGGGTCCTGCCGGAGGTCGTCGCCGGCTTCCTGCTCTACGTCTTCTTCCGTCGCGAAGGCACCCTGAACGCCATCCTGGACTGGCTCCGACTCCCCACCCAGAACTGGCTGTTCACCCTCCCGATCCTGGCGGTGTCCTTCGCGAACGTCTGGCGGGGCACGGCCTTCTCCATGCTGGTGTACTCGGCGGCCCTCAACGAGATCCCCAAGGAGATCACCGAGGCGGCCGAGGTGGACGGCGCCGGCGGCTGGCGCCGTATGTGGCACATCACGCTCCCGATGATCCGCCGCTCCATCGGCACGAACCTCATGCTGATCACCCTGCAGACCCTGTCCGTCTTCGGCCTGATCTGGGTGATGACGAGGGGCGGCCCGGGCGGCAAGAGCCAGACGCTCCCGCTCTTCATGTACGAGGAGGCGTTCCAGAAGAGCATGATCGGCTACGGCACGGCGGTCGCCCTGCTGCTGTTGGTGGTGGGCTCGTTGTTCTCGGCGGTCTACCTGCGTCTGCTGCGAACGGAGGTCTGA
- a CDS encoding carbohydrate ABC transporter permease, whose product MPRTVSSRRTTHRLAADAGLLAVAAAFVLPLAWVLLSALDTNANLRVKLPDGATLDNFDAVLTPDITFTPLLNSLLLCGGGTALTVVCAALAAYPLSRFRSRLNRPFLLTVLFATSLPITAIMVPVYALFVRVNLIDTMQGTTFFFAASQLPFAIWLMKNFMDGVPKELEEAAWTDGASSLQSLMRIVLPLMGPGVAVVTVFSFVMMWGNFFVPFMLLLTPDQMPASVSINEFFGNRGMVAYGQLAAFSIIYSTPVILLYVLVARRLGGGFALGGAVKG is encoded by the coding sequence ATGCCCCGCACCGTCTCGTCCCGACGCACCACCCACCGCCTGGCCGCAGACGCCGGCCTCCTTGCGGTGGCCGCGGCCTTCGTACTCCCGCTCGCCTGGGTGCTCCTCTCCGCCCTGGACACGAACGCGAACCTCCGGGTGAAGCTCCCCGACGGCGCGACCCTGGACAACTTCGACGCGGTCCTGACGCCCGACATCACCTTCACCCCCCTGCTCAACAGTCTGCTCCTGTGCGGCGGGGGAACGGCCCTGACGGTGGTGTGCGCGGCGCTGGCGGCGTACCCCCTGTCGCGGTTCCGGTCGCGGCTCAACCGCCCGTTCCTCCTCACGGTCCTCTTCGCGACGAGCCTGCCGATCACGGCGATCATGGTTCCGGTGTACGCCCTGTTCGTGCGGGTGAACCTGATCGACACCATGCAGGGCACGACCTTCTTCTTCGCCGCCTCTCAACTGCCGTTCGCCATCTGGCTGATGAAGAACTTCATGGACGGAGTGCCGAAGGAACTGGAGGAGGCGGCCTGGACGGACGGCGCGTCGTCGCTTCAGTCGCTGATGCGGATCGTGCTGCCGCTGATGGGGCCCGGTGTGGCAGTGGTGACGGTGTTCTCGTTCGTGATGATGTGGGGGAACTTCTTTGTGCCGTTCATGCTCCTGCTCACCCCCGACCAGATGCCGGCCTCCGTGAGCATCAACGAGTTCTTCGGCAACCGCGGGATGGTGGCGTACGGCCAGCTCGCGGCGTTCTCGATCATTTACTCGACGCCGGTGATTTTGCTTTATGTGCTGGTGGCGCGGCGGTTGGGTGGGGGGTTCGCGTTGGGTGGGGCGGTCAAGGGGTGA